Proteins co-encoded in one Desulfatiglans sp. genomic window:
- a CDS encoding phenol degradation protein meta — protein sequence MKLKNIYLLILALFLFFAIPVSSSAYDLPSVNLGFTSFMDGAPPSGPGLYSQNYVQYWTADKFKDQNGNALLPPFAGEELEAWITLIQCTYQSNTEFILTAKWGLDIIVPFAKLDMSYNTYLPGFPMEKSGMGDIWVGPYLQWDPIMGANGPKFMHRFSLGFILPTGDYDQTKAINAGSNFFSFNPYWAATYFITPKWTASTRVSYLLNDENDEPYAPLAATGVEEVQAGEAFHINFATSYELIPQRLRAGINGYYLRQLSETEHDGVDQIGSKEKVLAVGPGVLYSFNKDAHLFINMYFETDAKNRPEGERINARFVYHF from the coding sequence ATGAAACTAAAGAATATCTATCTATTGATTCTTGCTTTATTTTTATTTTTTGCCATACCAGTGTCATCATCAGCTTATGATCTGCCATCTGTAAACCTTGGATTTACAAGCTTTATGGACGGCGCACCGCCATCAGGGCCAGGACTCTATTCACAAAATTATGTACAGTACTGGACAGCAGATAAATTCAAGGATCAGAATGGCAATGCACTTTTACCACCCTTTGCAGGTGAAGAACTGGAGGCATGGATTACACTTATACAGTGTACATACCAGTCAAACACTGAATTTATACTCACGGCAAAATGGGGACTTGATATAATAGTTCCCTTTGCAAAGCTTGATATGAGCTATAATACCTATCTGCCAGGTTTTCCCATGGAGAAATCCGGAATGGGAGATATCTGGGTAGGCCCTTATCTGCAATGGGACCCGATTATGGGAGCAAACGGCCCTAAATTTATGCACAGATTCTCACTGGGTTTTATATTACCGACCGGGGATTATGATCAAACAAAGGCCATAAATGCAGGCAGTAATTTTTTCTCCTTTAACCCATACTGGGCTGCAACCTATTTTATAACCCCAAAATGGACTGCATCAACAAGGGTCAGTTACCTGTTGAATGATGAAAATGATGAACCTTATGCACCTCTTGCTGCAACGGGTGTAGAGGAGGTACAGGCCGGAGAGGCATTTCATATTAATTTTGCAACATCCTATGAATTAATACCCCAGAGGTTACGTGCAGGTATTAATGGCTATTATTTAAGGCAGCTCAGTGAGACTGAGCATGATGGGGTTGACCAGATTGGCTCAAAAGAAAAGGTTTTGGCTGTAGGCCCTGGAGTGCTCTATTCATTTAATAAGGATGCCCATCTCTTCATTAATATGTACTTTGAGACAGACGCAAAAAACAGACCTG